GGCCTCGATGGTCGCGGTGATGCTCGAGAGCGTGGCGCCCATCGCCGCCGAGTACGGGGCGTGGCTGCGCGTCGCCGAGTGGGTGCTAACCCTCCTCTTCACCCTCGAGTACGCGGCCCGGTTGCTGACGGTCCGCCACCCCCTGCGCTTCGCGCTCTCCTTCTACGGGCTGGTCGATCTGGCGGCCGTGGTCCCGACCTACCTCTCCCTCCTCATCCCCGGCGCGCAGTCCCTGCTCGTCATCCGGGCCCTGCGCCTCCTGCGGGTCTTCCGGGTGCTGAAGCTGGTGCGCTTCCTCGGGGAGGCCGGCGAGCTGGCCCGGGCCCTCAAGCAGAGCCGGGAGAAGGTGATCATCTTCCTCGGGGTGGTGCTCACGGTGGACCTGATCGTCGGCACCCTGATGTACCTGATCGAGGGCGAGGCCTCGGGCTTCGACTCGATCCCCCGGGGCTTCTACTGGGCCATCGTCACCATGACGACGGTGGGCTTCGGGGACATCGCGCCCGTCACGCCCCTGGGCCAGAGCCTGGCGGCCCTGGTGATGATCCTCGGCTACGGGATCATCGCCGTCCCCACCGGCATCGTCACCAGCGAGCTGGCCCGGGCGCGGAAGCCCGCGGTCACCACCCAGGCCTGCCGCAGCTGCATGGCCGAGGACCACGACCCCGACGCGAAGCACTGCAAGCACTGCGGCGAGCGGCTGTAGTTCCCGGACCTAGGGCTTCTCGAGCGTCAGCAGCAACCGGGCGGTGTCGAGGGCCAGGTCGGGCAGGCGCTTCTCGGTGTCGAGCGCGAAGACCTGGTAGAGGCGCCCCTCGCGGCAGGTGACCGCCGCCGCGCCGGGGACCAGCTTCCCTCCGCCGATGTCGGTGCGCGCCCGGGCGAGGAAGAGCCTCTGCTTCTTGTGCCGCAGCCAGCGGCTGTCCTGGAAGTGCACCTTGCCGGGGGCGTCCCGGGGCGCCACGTCGCCGGTGATCTTGGCCCAGTCCGCCTCGTCGAGGGCGTCGCAGGGCTTCGGGGAGGGCCCCTCGCCCAGGCTCAGGAAGGCTCCGGTGGAGGGCACGTAGTAGCGGCCCTGCAGCAGCCAGCTCTCGGGGGGCAGGTCGAGGGTCTCTCCGCCCGCGAAGCGGTAGGCGAGGGCGCCCGGCGACTCCACCACCCTCAGGGAGGCGAAGAGGGCCTTCGCGCCCTTGCCGCCGCGCCGCAGATCGCTGCCCTCGAGGCCGGCGAGCATCATGTTCACGAACCAGCCCCGCACGAAGAAGGAGCGGCTCTCGCCCACGAAGTGGCGCTCGGGCGGCCCGAACTCGAACTCGACCCGCCGGGCGTCCTCGGCGCCGGCCTGCTCGTAGGGCTGCGGCTCGGAGAGGACGAGCCCCTGGGCGCCGATGGCCTCCAGGAACTTCTTCGCGTAGCTCTCCTGCTCCTTCTCCCGCCCCGGCTGCAGGACCCAGGGGGCGGGCTTGTAGGAGACGACGGCGATGCTGTCGGCGGTGCCCAGCTGGATCGAGAGCCAGCCCCGGCCGAAGGTCTGCTCGTAGGTCTTGCCCGGCTCGAGGGCGACCTCGAAGGGCACCCCCCGGCAGCGGTAGACCCCCTCGGGGTCGAGGGGGGCGGTCTTCTGCTGCTGGGTGCAGACCGGGCGCTCGTCGAGGGGCTGGCGCTTCGGGGGCTTCACCTTCTCGGGCTTCTGGAAGGTGCCCGCGTCCGCGGCCCCGGCCGGCGCCGGGAGGGTGAGGAGGGCGGCGAGGAGGAGGAGGGTCGCGCGCATGGGAGCTCCCGGGCGGCCGCGGGCCGCGAGGTTCAGGCCAGGAGGCCGGAGAGGGAGGAGAGGAGGGGGGCGCCGTGGGCGGCGAGGCGCCCGGCGCTCTGGTGGCCCGAGGGGACGAGGTAGCAGCGCAGGCCGAGGGCCTCGGCGACCTCGAGGTCGTGGTCGGTGTCGCCCACCAGGAGGGTGGTCGCGGGGTCGATGCCGGTCTCGTCCAGCCAGTCCCGGCCGATCTCGATCTTCCCGCCGGCGTAGTGGTCGTCGAGGCCGAGGAGCTCGGAGAAGTGGTGGTCGATCGCGTGGTCGCGCGCCTGGCGGTGCAGGCGCGTACGCTGGCTGGCCGAGAGCACGCTCTGGCCGATCCCCCGGCCGGCGATGGCCTCGAGGACCTCTCGTGCCCCGGGCTGCAGCTGGCAGCCGCGCTGGCCGGCCTCGTAGCCCTCGATGAACTCGGTGCCGACGGCCTCCCAGGGCTCCGCCGCGAAGTCGAAGCCCAGGCCGACGTAGTAGTCCTTCAC
This genomic stretch from Deltaproteobacteria bacterium harbors:
- a CDS encoding ion transporter; protein product: MGEHEPLREDQANWRHTLHEVIFEADTPAGKAFDLVLLLLIVASMVAVMLESVAPIAAEYGAWLRVAEWVLTLLFTLEYAARLLTVRHPLRFALSFYGLVDLAAVVPTYLSLLIPGAQSLLVIRALRLLRVFRVLKLVRFLGEAGELARALKQSREKVIIFLGVVLTVDLIVGTLMYLIEGEASGFDSIPRGFYWAIVTMTTVGFGDIAPVTPLGQSLAALVMILGYGIIAVPTGIVTSELARARKPAVTTQACRSCMAEDHDPDAKHCKHCGERL
- a CDS encoding HAD hydrolase-like protein, whose amino-acid sequence is MKGNGSPLAGVRHLIWDWNGTLLDDAWLCVEVMNGLLSRRGLPPLSLERYQEVFAFPVKDYYVGLGFDFAAEPWEAVGTEFIEGYEAGQRGCQLQPGAREVLEAIAGRGIGQSVLSASQRTRLHRQARDHAIDHHFSELLGLDDHYAGGKIEIGRDWLDETGIDPATTLLVGDTDHDLEVAEALGLRCYLVPSGHQSAGRLAAHGAPLLSSLSGLLA